One Manihot esculenta cultivar AM560-2 chromosome 6, M.esculenta_v8, whole genome shotgun sequence DNA segment encodes these proteins:
- the LOC110618214 gene encoding protein MEI2-like 1 isoform X10 produces the protein MPFEIMDQRGGTASSHFFEDIRLPNERQIGFWKPHSMPDHQIGTGGVVQIPSSKLVASSPLEKVSAAGTLPESMLAMDRKEKLSFGEGSDNILKASWNSMDHHTKPWSSSSVQPASYSLVGNRPGNSATQWESSLFSSSFSDAFSAKLSLLENNVRSNQPVKSVTSPHVEDEPFESLEELEAQTIGNLLPAEDDLFSGVTDELGHNTHVNSGDDLEDFDLFITGGGMELEGDDSVTVGQKNSDFVGGVNNGQVGPIVGEHPYGEHPSRTLFVRNINSNVEDTELQALFEQYGDIRTLYTACKHRGFVMISYYDIRAARNAMISLQNKPLRRRKLDIHYSIPKDNPSEKDINQGTLVIFNLDSSVSTEELHKIFGVYGEIKEIREIPHKRYHKFIEYYDIRAAEAALSALNRSDIAGKQIKLERSLLGSTRRYCHCTLLIIRITHLVPKPEQEQDEPSLCPSPFDDLSSGRLGSSFSALSSGVIASGSMNKGSAQVLPSAVQSPVGSFIESHLSSSVPNNLPSPLTMASIGKQFGLNESSHSMDEIMFSNQCIPSFHPHSLPEYHDSLANGVPYNSSTTIGSMAHSVGSKVTEGINSRHIQGVRSNGHLMEHNGGVFGSSGNGTGSLPGHLYMWNNSNSGQQHHANHMIWPNSPSFTNGVHAHHVPHMAGLPRAAPVMLNQLPAHHHIGSAPAVNPSLWDRRQAYSGASPEASSFHLGSLGSVGFPGSSPPHPMEIASHNIFSHVGGNCMDVTQNAGLRTAQPMCHIFPGRNPMISMPSPFDSSNERVRNLSHRRMESNSNHSDKKQYELDIDRILCGEDSRTTLMIKNIPNKYTSKMLLAAIDEHCRGTYDFIYLPIDFKNKCNVGYAFINMIDPQQIIPFHKAFNGKKWEKFNSEKVASLAYARIQGKAALIAHFQNSSLMNEDKRCRPILFHTDGPNAGDPFILTCQTNLSIFTRGFF, from the exons ATGCCGTTTGAAATCATGGATCAGAGGGGTGGAACTGCGTCGTCTCATTTCTTTGAGGACATCCGGCTGCCTAATGAG AGACAAATTGGGTTTTGGAAGCCGCATTCAATGCCTGATCACCAAA TAGGCACAGGTGGAGTGGTACAAATTCCTAGCAGCAAGTTGGTTGCTTCATCACCTCTGGAAAAAGTTTCAGCAGCTGGAACACTGCCAGAGTCAATGCTAGCCATGGATCGAAAGGAAAAGCTATCATTTGGTGAAGGAAGTGATAATATTTTGAAAGCTTCATGGAATTCTATGGATCATCATACAAAACCATGGTCGAGTTCGTCTGTGCAGCCTGCATCTTATAGCTTGGTTGGAAATAGGCCTGGTAATAGTGCAACTCAGTGGGAAAGCAGCCTGTTCTCAAGCTCATTTTCTGATGCATTTAGTGCAAAGT TGAGTTTATTAGAGAATAATGTTCGATCAAATCAACCTGTCAAATCTGTTACTTCACCCCACGTGGAAGATGAGCCTTTTGAATCTCTTGAAGAACTTGAGGCTCAGACTATAGGAAACCTCCTTCCTGCTGAAGATGATCTGTTCTCTGGAgtgactgatgagttgggacaTAATACTCATGTCAATAGTGGCGATGATTTGGAAGACTTTGACCTGTTTATCACTGGTGGAGGCATGGAATTAGAAGGGGATGATAGTGTAACTGTCGGTCAAAAAAATTCTGATTTTGTTGGGGGAGTTAACAATGGTCAAGTAGGTCCAATTGTTGGTGAACATCCTTATGGTGAACACCCTTCTAGAACATTATTTGTCAGAAACATCAATAGCAATGTTGAAGACACTGAGCTACAGGCTCTTTTTGAG CAATATGGGGATATTCGAACACTTTATACAGCATGCAAACATCGTGGTTTTGTTATGATCTCTTATTATGACATCAGGGCAGCTCGGAATGCAATGATATCTCTTCAGAATAAGCCATTGAGGCGAAGGAAACTTGACATACATTACTCAATTCCAAAG GACAATCCATCTGAGAAAGATATTAACCAAGGCACTCTAGTGATTTTCAATCTTGATTCTTCTGTTTCAACTGAGGAGCTACACAAAATATTTGGAGTTTATGGAGAAATTAAAGAA ATCCGTGAGATCCCACACAAGCGCTATCACAAATTCATAGAGTATTATGATATTAGAGCTGCAGAAGCAGCTCTGTCTGCATTAAATAGGAGTGATATTGCTGGGAAGCAGATAAAGCTGGAACGGAGCCTTCTCGGGAGTACAAGACGGTATTGTCATTGTACTCTTCTTATTATTCGAATTACCCA TTTGGTGCCAAAGCCTGAGCAGGAGCAAGATGAACCCAGTCTTTGTCCAAGCCCTTTTGACGACTTATCATCTGGACGACTTGGTAGTTCATTCT CAGCACTTTCTTCTGGAGTAATTGCATCTGGTTCCATGAACAAGGGATCAGCCCAAGTTTTACCTTCAGCTGTCCAGTCACCTGTGGGTTCATTTATTGAATCTCATCTGAGTTCTAGTGTTCCAAATAACTTGCCTTCTCCACTGACGATGGCATCTATTGGCAAACAGTTTGGACTTAATGAATCTAGTCACTCCATGGATGAAATAATGTTCAGTAACCAATGCATTCCAAGTTTCCACCCTCATTCCTTGCCAGAGTATCACGACAGTTTAGCCAATGGTGTTCCATATAACTCTTCAACGACTATAGGAAGCATGGCTCATAGTGTTGGTTCAAAAGTGACAGAAGGAATCAACAGCAGGCATATTCAAGGAGTACGGTCAAATGGGCACCTGATGGAACATAATGGAGGGG TTTTTGGATCTTCTGGAAATGGAACTGGCTCTCTTCCAGGGCATCTTTACATGTGGAACAATTCAAATTCAGGTCAGCAACATCATGCAAACCATATGATTTGGCCAAACTCACCATCATTTACCAATGGTGTTCATGCTCATCACGTTCCACATATGGCTGGACTTCCTCGAGCAGCTCCGGTTATGCTCAACCAGTTACCTGCACATCATCACATTGGATCTGCACCAGCTGTCAATCCTTCCTTGTGGGACAGGCGACAAGCTTATTCTGGGGCGTCTCCGGAAGCTTCTAGTTTCCATTTGGGTTCTCTTGGGAGTGTGGGTTTTCCTGGTAGCTCTCCACCACATCCTATGGAAATTGCATCCCACAACATTTTCTCTCATGTTGGTGGAAATTGTATGGATGTGACTCAAAATGCTGGACTACGCACTGCTCAGCCAATGTGCCACATTTTTCCTGGGAGGAACCCGATGATCTCAATGCCATCCCCTTTTGATTCTTCTAATGAACGTGTCAGAAATCTCTCACATCGTAGAATGGAATCCAATTCCAATCATTCAGATAAGAAACAATATGAACTTGATATTGACCGCATATTGTGTGGCGAAGATAGTCGAACCACATTGATGATAAAGAACATTCCAAACaa ATATACTTCAAAGATGCTATTGGCTGCCATTGATGAGCACTGTCGAGGAACATACGACTTTATTTACTTACCAATTGATTTCAAG AACAAATGCAATGTGGGTTATGCATTCATTAACATGATCGATCCTCAACAAATTATTCCATTCCACAAG GCATTCAATGGCAAAAAATGGGAGAAGTTCAACAGTGAAAAGGTGGCATCTCTTGCATATGCTCGAATTCAGGGAAAAGCTGCTCTTATTGCTCATTTCCAGAACTCAAGTTTGATGAATGAGGATAAACGCTGTCGCCCTATACTCTTCCATACTGATGGGCCGAATGCTGGTGATCCG TTTATTCTTACCTGCCAAACAAACTTGTCAATCTTCACTAGAGGCTTCTTTTGA
- the LOC110618214 gene encoding protein MEI2-like 1 isoform X9 produces the protein MPFEIMDQRGGTASSHFFEDIRLPNERQIGFWKPHSMPDHQIGTGGVVQIPSSKLVASSPLEKVSAAGTLPESMLAMDRKEKLSFGEGSDNILKASWNSMDHHTKPWSSSSVQPASYSLVGNRPGNSATQWESSLFSSSFSDAFSAKLSLLENNVRSNQPVKSVTSPHVEDEPFESLEELEAQTIGNLLPAEDDLFSGVTDELGHNTHVNSGDDLEDFDLFITGGGMELEGDDSVTVGQKNSDFVGGVNNGQVGPIVGEHPYGEHPSRTLFVRNINSNVEDTELQALFEQYGDIRTLYTACKHRGFVMISYYDIRAARNAMISLQNKPLRRRKLDIHYSIPKDNPSEKDINQGTLVIFNLDSSVSTEELHKIFGVYGEIKEIREIPHKRYHKFIEYYDIRAAEAALSALNRSDIAGKQIKLERSLLGSTRRLVPKPEQEQDEPSLCPSPFDDLSSGRLALSSGVIASGSMNKGSAQVLPSAVQSPVGSFIESHLSSSVPNNLPSPLTMASIGKQFGLNESSHSMDEIMFSNQCIPSFHPHSLPEYHDSLANGVPYNSSTTIGSMAHSVGSKVTEGINSRHIQGVRSNGHLMEHNGGVFGSSGNGTGSLPGHLYMWNNSNSGQQHHANHMIWPNSPSFTNGVHAHHVPHMAGLPRAAPVMLNQLPAHHHIGSAPAVNPSLWDRRQAYSGASPEASSFHLGSLGSVGFPGSSPPHPMEIASHNIFSHVGGNCMDVTQNAGLRTAQPMCHIFPGRNPMISMPSPFDSSNERVRNLSHRRMESNSNHSDKKQYELDIDRILCGEDSRTTLMIKNIPNKYTSKMLLAAIDEHCRGTYDFIYLPIDFKNKCNVGYAFINMIDPQQIIPFHKAFNGKKWEKFNSEKVASLAYARIQGKAALIAHFQNSSLMNEDKRCRPILFHTDGPNAGDPEPFPMGTNIRSRLGKPRTSGNEDNHHQVNPSTSANGEDSSNGTDSTSSSE, from the exons ATGCCGTTTGAAATCATGGATCAGAGGGGTGGAACTGCGTCGTCTCATTTCTTTGAGGACATCCGGCTGCCTAATGAG AGACAAATTGGGTTTTGGAAGCCGCATTCAATGCCTGATCACCAAA TAGGCACAGGTGGAGTGGTACAAATTCCTAGCAGCAAGTTGGTTGCTTCATCACCTCTGGAAAAAGTTTCAGCAGCTGGAACACTGCCAGAGTCAATGCTAGCCATGGATCGAAAGGAAAAGCTATCATTTGGTGAAGGAAGTGATAATATTTTGAAAGCTTCATGGAATTCTATGGATCATCATACAAAACCATGGTCGAGTTCGTCTGTGCAGCCTGCATCTTATAGCTTGGTTGGAAATAGGCCTGGTAATAGTGCAACTCAGTGGGAAAGCAGCCTGTTCTCAAGCTCATTTTCTGATGCATTTAGTGCAAAGT TGAGTTTATTAGAGAATAATGTTCGATCAAATCAACCTGTCAAATCTGTTACTTCACCCCACGTGGAAGATGAGCCTTTTGAATCTCTTGAAGAACTTGAGGCTCAGACTATAGGAAACCTCCTTCCTGCTGAAGATGATCTGTTCTCTGGAgtgactgatgagttgggacaTAATACTCATGTCAATAGTGGCGATGATTTGGAAGACTTTGACCTGTTTATCACTGGTGGAGGCATGGAATTAGAAGGGGATGATAGTGTAACTGTCGGTCAAAAAAATTCTGATTTTGTTGGGGGAGTTAACAATGGTCAAGTAGGTCCAATTGTTGGTGAACATCCTTATGGTGAACACCCTTCTAGAACATTATTTGTCAGAAACATCAATAGCAATGTTGAAGACACTGAGCTACAGGCTCTTTTTGAG CAATATGGGGATATTCGAACACTTTATACAGCATGCAAACATCGTGGTTTTGTTATGATCTCTTATTATGACATCAGGGCAGCTCGGAATGCAATGATATCTCTTCAGAATAAGCCATTGAGGCGAAGGAAACTTGACATACATTACTCAATTCCAAAG GACAATCCATCTGAGAAAGATATTAACCAAGGCACTCTAGTGATTTTCAATCTTGATTCTTCTGTTTCAACTGAGGAGCTACACAAAATATTTGGAGTTTATGGAGAAATTAAAGAA ATCCGTGAGATCCCACACAAGCGCTATCACAAATTCATAGAGTATTATGATATTAGAGCTGCAGAAGCAGCTCTGTCTGCATTAAATAGGAGTGATATTGCTGGGAAGCAGATAAAGCTGGAACGGAGCCTTCTCGGGAGTACAAGACG TTTGGTGCCAAAGCCTGAGCAGGAGCAAGATGAACCCAGTCTTTGTCCAAGCCCTTTTGACGACTTATCATCTGGACGACTTG CACTTTCTTCTGGAGTAATTGCATCTGGTTCCATGAACAAGGGATCAGCCCAAGTTTTACCTTCAGCTGTCCAGTCACCTGTGGGTTCATTTATTGAATCTCATCTGAGTTCTAGTGTTCCAAATAACTTGCCTTCTCCACTGACGATGGCATCTATTGGCAAACAGTTTGGACTTAATGAATCTAGTCACTCCATGGATGAAATAATGTTCAGTAACCAATGCATTCCAAGTTTCCACCCTCATTCCTTGCCAGAGTATCACGACAGTTTAGCCAATGGTGTTCCATATAACTCTTCAACGACTATAGGAAGCATGGCTCATAGTGTTGGTTCAAAAGTGACAGAAGGAATCAACAGCAGGCATATTCAAGGAGTACGGTCAAATGGGCACCTGATGGAACATAATGGAGGGG TTTTTGGATCTTCTGGAAATGGAACTGGCTCTCTTCCAGGGCATCTTTACATGTGGAACAATTCAAATTCAGGTCAGCAACATCATGCAAACCATATGATTTGGCCAAACTCACCATCATTTACCAATGGTGTTCATGCTCATCACGTTCCACATATGGCTGGACTTCCTCGAGCAGCTCCGGTTATGCTCAACCAGTTACCTGCACATCATCACATTGGATCTGCACCAGCTGTCAATCCTTCCTTGTGGGACAGGCGACAAGCTTATTCTGGGGCGTCTCCGGAAGCTTCTAGTTTCCATTTGGGTTCTCTTGGGAGTGTGGGTTTTCCTGGTAGCTCTCCACCACATCCTATGGAAATTGCATCCCACAACATTTTCTCTCATGTTGGTGGAAATTGTATGGATGTGACTCAAAATGCTGGACTACGCACTGCTCAGCCAATGTGCCACATTTTTCCTGGGAGGAACCCGATGATCTCAATGCCATCCCCTTTTGATTCTTCTAATGAACGTGTCAGAAATCTCTCACATCGTAGAATGGAATCCAATTCCAATCATTCAGATAAGAAACAATATGAACTTGATATTGACCGCATATTGTGTGGCGAAGATAGTCGAACCACATTGATGATAAAGAACATTCCAAACaa ATATACTTCAAAGATGCTATTGGCTGCCATTGATGAGCACTGTCGAGGAACATACGACTTTATTTACTTACCAATTGATTTCAAG AACAAATGCAATGTGGGTTATGCATTCATTAACATGATCGATCCTCAACAAATTATTCCATTCCACAAG GCATTCAATGGCAAAAAATGGGAGAAGTTCAACAGTGAAAAGGTGGCATCTCTTGCATATGCTCGAATTCAGGGAAAAGCTGCTCTTATTGCTCATTTCCAGAACTCAAGTTTGATGAATGAGGATAAACGCTGTCGCCCTATACTCTTCCATACTGATGGGCCGAATGCTGGTGATCCG GAGCCTTTCCCCATGGGTACCAATATTAGGTCAAGATTGGGCAAACCTCGAACCAGTGGTAATGAAGACAACCACCATCAGGTGAACCCTTCTACTTCAGCAAATGGAGAAGATTCTTCCAATGGAACAGACTCAACATCGAGTTCCGAATGA
- the LOC110618214 gene encoding protein MEI2-like 1 isoform X8 — MPFEIMDQRGGTASSHFFEDIRLPNERQIGFWKPHSMPDHQIGTGGVVQIPSSKLVASSPLEKVSAAGTLPESMLAMDRKEKLSFGEGSDNILKASWNSMDHHTKPWSSSSVQPASYSLVGNRPGNSATQWESSLFSSSFSDAFSAKLSLLENNVRSNQPVKSVTSPHVEDEPFESLEELEAQTIGNLLPAEDDLFSGVTDELGHNTHVNSGDDLEDFDLFITGGGMELEGDDSVTVGQKNSDFVGGVNNGQVGPIVGEHPYGEHPSRTLFVRNINSNVEDTELQALFEQYGDIRTLYTACKHRGFVMISYYDIRAARNAMISLQNKPLRRRKLDIHYSIPKDNPSEKDINQGTLVIFNLDSSVSTEELHKIFGVYGEIKEIREIPHKRYHKFIEYYDIRAAEAALSALNRSDIAGKQIKLERSLLGSTRRLVPKPEQEQDEPSLCPSPFDDLSSGRLAALSSGVIASGSMNKGSAQVLPSAVQSPVGSFIESHLSSSVPNNLPSPLTMASIGKQFGLNESSHSMDEIMFSNQCIPSFHPHSLPEYHDSLANGVPYNSSTTIGSMAHSVGSKVTEGINSRHIQGVRSNGHLMEHNGGVFGSSGNGTGSLPGHLYMWNNSNSGQQHHANHMIWPNSPSFTNGVHAHHVPHMAGLPRAAPVMLNQLPAHHHIGSAPAVNPSLWDRRQAYSGASPEASSFHLGSLGSVGFPGSSPPHPMEIASHNIFSHVGGNCMDVTQNAGLRTAQPMCHIFPGRNPMISMPSPFDSSNERVRNLSHRRMESNSNHSDKKQYELDIDRILCGEDSRTTLMIKNIPNKYTSKMLLAAIDEHCRGTYDFIYLPIDFKNKCNVGYAFINMIDPQQIIPFHKAFNGKKWEKFNSEKVASLAYARIQGKAALIAHFQNSSLMNEDKRCRPILFHTDGPNAGDPEPFPMGTNIRSRLGKPRTSGNEDNHHQVNPSTSANGEDSSNGTDSTSSSE; from the exons ATGCCGTTTGAAATCATGGATCAGAGGGGTGGAACTGCGTCGTCTCATTTCTTTGAGGACATCCGGCTGCCTAATGAG AGACAAATTGGGTTTTGGAAGCCGCATTCAATGCCTGATCACCAAA TAGGCACAGGTGGAGTGGTACAAATTCCTAGCAGCAAGTTGGTTGCTTCATCACCTCTGGAAAAAGTTTCAGCAGCTGGAACACTGCCAGAGTCAATGCTAGCCATGGATCGAAAGGAAAAGCTATCATTTGGTGAAGGAAGTGATAATATTTTGAAAGCTTCATGGAATTCTATGGATCATCATACAAAACCATGGTCGAGTTCGTCTGTGCAGCCTGCATCTTATAGCTTGGTTGGAAATAGGCCTGGTAATAGTGCAACTCAGTGGGAAAGCAGCCTGTTCTCAAGCTCATTTTCTGATGCATTTAGTGCAAAGT TGAGTTTATTAGAGAATAATGTTCGATCAAATCAACCTGTCAAATCTGTTACTTCACCCCACGTGGAAGATGAGCCTTTTGAATCTCTTGAAGAACTTGAGGCTCAGACTATAGGAAACCTCCTTCCTGCTGAAGATGATCTGTTCTCTGGAgtgactgatgagttgggacaTAATACTCATGTCAATAGTGGCGATGATTTGGAAGACTTTGACCTGTTTATCACTGGTGGAGGCATGGAATTAGAAGGGGATGATAGTGTAACTGTCGGTCAAAAAAATTCTGATTTTGTTGGGGGAGTTAACAATGGTCAAGTAGGTCCAATTGTTGGTGAACATCCTTATGGTGAACACCCTTCTAGAACATTATTTGTCAGAAACATCAATAGCAATGTTGAAGACACTGAGCTACAGGCTCTTTTTGAG CAATATGGGGATATTCGAACACTTTATACAGCATGCAAACATCGTGGTTTTGTTATGATCTCTTATTATGACATCAGGGCAGCTCGGAATGCAATGATATCTCTTCAGAATAAGCCATTGAGGCGAAGGAAACTTGACATACATTACTCAATTCCAAAG GACAATCCATCTGAGAAAGATATTAACCAAGGCACTCTAGTGATTTTCAATCTTGATTCTTCTGTTTCAACTGAGGAGCTACACAAAATATTTGGAGTTTATGGAGAAATTAAAGAA ATCCGTGAGATCCCACACAAGCGCTATCACAAATTCATAGAGTATTATGATATTAGAGCTGCAGAAGCAGCTCTGTCTGCATTAAATAGGAGTGATATTGCTGGGAAGCAGATAAAGCTGGAACGGAGCCTTCTCGGGAGTACAAGACG TTTGGTGCCAAAGCCTGAGCAGGAGCAAGATGAACCCAGTCTTTGTCCAAGCCCTTTTGACGACTTATCATCTGGACGACTTG CAGCACTTTCTTCTGGAGTAATTGCATCTGGTTCCATGAACAAGGGATCAGCCCAAGTTTTACCTTCAGCTGTCCAGTCACCTGTGGGTTCATTTATTGAATCTCATCTGAGTTCTAGTGTTCCAAATAACTTGCCTTCTCCACTGACGATGGCATCTATTGGCAAACAGTTTGGACTTAATGAATCTAGTCACTCCATGGATGAAATAATGTTCAGTAACCAATGCATTCCAAGTTTCCACCCTCATTCCTTGCCAGAGTATCACGACAGTTTAGCCAATGGTGTTCCATATAACTCTTCAACGACTATAGGAAGCATGGCTCATAGTGTTGGTTCAAAAGTGACAGAAGGAATCAACAGCAGGCATATTCAAGGAGTACGGTCAAATGGGCACCTGATGGAACATAATGGAGGGG TTTTTGGATCTTCTGGAAATGGAACTGGCTCTCTTCCAGGGCATCTTTACATGTGGAACAATTCAAATTCAGGTCAGCAACATCATGCAAACCATATGATTTGGCCAAACTCACCATCATTTACCAATGGTGTTCATGCTCATCACGTTCCACATATGGCTGGACTTCCTCGAGCAGCTCCGGTTATGCTCAACCAGTTACCTGCACATCATCACATTGGATCTGCACCAGCTGTCAATCCTTCCTTGTGGGACAGGCGACAAGCTTATTCTGGGGCGTCTCCGGAAGCTTCTAGTTTCCATTTGGGTTCTCTTGGGAGTGTGGGTTTTCCTGGTAGCTCTCCACCACATCCTATGGAAATTGCATCCCACAACATTTTCTCTCATGTTGGTGGAAATTGTATGGATGTGACTCAAAATGCTGGACTACGCACTGCTCAGCCAATGTGCCACATTTTTCCTGGGAGGAACCCGATGATCTCAATGCCATCCCCTTTTGATTCTTCTAATGAACGTGTCAGAAATCTCTCACATCGTAGAATGGAATCCAATTCCAATCATTCAGATAAGAAACAATATGAACTTGATATTGACCGCATATTGTGTGGCGAAGATAGTCGAACCACATTGATGATAAAGAACATTCCAAACaa ATATACTTCAAAGATGCTATTGGCTGCCATTGATGAGCACTGTCGAGGAACATACGACTTTATTTACTTACCAATTGATTTCAAG AACAAATGCAATGTGGGTTATGCATTCATTAACATGATCGATCCTCAACAAATTATTCCATTCCACAAG GCATTCAATGGCAAAAAATGGGAGAAGTTCAACAGTGAAAAGGTGGCATCTCTTGCATATGCTCGAATTCAGGGAAAAGCTGCTCTTATTGCTCATTTCCAGAACTCAAGTTTGATGAATGAGGATAAACGCTGTCGCCCTATACTCTTCCATACTGATGGGCCGAATGCTGGTGATCCG GAGCCTTTCCCCATGGGTACCAATATTAGGTCAAGATTGGGCAAACCTCGAACCAGTGGTAATGAAGACAACCACCATCAGGTGAACCCTTCTACTTCAGCAAATGGAGAAGATTCTTCCAATGGAACAGACTCAACATCGAGTTCCGAATGA